The stretch of DNA CGTGGTCCGCGGCAGCGCCGCCGGCGACCCGCGGCACCCGGCCATCGTCAACGGCAAGATCGTGCTCATGAAATGAGGCAGGCCCGGCCTGCTCTGGCTGATCAACGACGGGGGGGCGCAGCCCCCGGTAACCAGGACGGAAGGACGATCCGATGAAGAGGACTCCCGTGTTCGTGACACTGTTCGCCGCGGCCTGCCTGATGTCGGTGGCCGGTACGGCCCTGGCCATGTCCGGCGCCGGCGCCATCGCGCTGGAATTCCCCATCGGCTCCCGCTACAACGGGATGGGGGAGGCCGGCACCGCCCTGGCGCAGGACGCCACCGCCATGTGGTGGAATCCCGGCGGCCTGGCCTTCGCCACCGACGTCCACCCGGCGCGGCTGGAGTTCATGCAGTCGAAGCTCGTGCCCGACCTCGCCGACGACATCGCCCTGTACTGGGGCGGCTACGCGGCCCGCAAGTGGGGCGGCACCTTCGGCTTCAACTTGACCTACCTGTCCATGGGCGACCAGGAGGGTATGAACGACGGCGGCGACTCCACCGGCATCTTCTCCTCGAACATGTGGGCGATGGGCTTCACCTACGGCACGCGCATCTCCACGAACCTCGGCGCCGGCCTCGGCGTGAAGTACTTCCGCGACAACCTGGCGCCGGACGACGTGCTGCAGGACGGTCGCGGCGGCTCGGGCAGCACCTTCGCCGTGGACGCCGGTCTGCTGTGGAAGATCCC from bacterium encodes:
- a CDS encoding PorV/PorQ family protein, with the translated sequence MKRTPVFVTLFAAACLMSVAGTALAMSGAGAIALEFPIGSRYNGMGEAGTALAQDATAMWWNPGGLAFATDVHPARLEFMQSKLVPDLADDIALYWGGYAARKWGGTFGFNLTYLSMGDQEGMNDGGDSTGIFSSNMWAMGFTYGTRISTNLGAGLGVKYFRDNLAPDDVLQDGRGGSGSTFAVDAGLLWKIPALRANLGVALANLGPNITHVDEPQSDPLPRKITFGGAYGVVQGEALSLLLVADYLVPLLDWSDENDDYGLGLDFGENEWGVGTELAYAQSLFLRFGYKKGTGEIEDSTWGFGLDLGRWVGKNITFGYASVPQAKGLKHVDRISLGYDF